From a single Lytechinus variegatus isolate NC3 chromosome 9, Lvar_3.0, whole genome shotgun sequence genomic region:
- the LOC121421707 gene encoding monocarboxylate transporter 1-like isoform X2 produces MAIRHNCFQVHGIFFAYWTSEVSICTHSISRHPTGCGHCNGPLGHFLNQKYGSRPVTIIGGNLAAISFMAGTFCKTASSLGCLLFFTGLFASPLNQGSSVVLHQYHRDNFGLASAITMMGSQVGSFVMPYLTSMSMDAYGPRGSFLILSAMMFHWVPIGATLRSSPKDQIERGISLFKLSTMDDSDDAWCEREPLRTRNDDQLQSNEVTATASSPQDLQSDSNTGQMKKSPNLREGMFSMIRNTMLDAQDFVKNERVFACFLLPCQVFFDMSYIGWSVFLFPYGIAEGLPQNTAVFLVMMGSVGGITGRLFLAASLYKYPLLTIPLLPSSLLISSMSLLAYPINSSPTYLCICSFLAGMGLYNTYATLDGVISLKVRKENFPKAIACSLMVTGASFLASGVLTGFLHDYFGSYRAVFRILGSLVGIIGITITIHICVEARTKRTNKGL; encoded by the exons ATGGCGATACGTCATAATTGTTTCCAAGTTCATGGTATATTTTTTGCATATTGGACTAGTGAAGTCTCTATCTGTACTCATTCCATATCTCGTCATCCAACTGGATGTGGACACTGCAACG gtcCACTCGGTCATTTTCTGAACCAAAAGTATGGTTCTCGTCCGGTGACAATAATAGGAGGAAACCTAGCTGCCATTTCGTTCATGGCAGGAACATTCTGCAAGACGGCCTCCTCTCTTGGTTGCCTACTATTCTTTACAG GTCTCTTCGCTTCCCCGTTGAATCAAGGATCGAGTGTAGTGCTTCACCAATATCATAGAGACAATTTCGGATTAGCTTCGGCGATCACGATGATGGGTAGTCAGGTCGGGAGTTTCGTAATGCCTTACCTGACGTCGATGAGTATGGATGCCTATGGGCCGAGAGGGAGCTTCCTGATCCTTAGTGCCATGATGTTTCATTGGGTACCAATAGGAGCAACGCTGCGTTCATCTCCGAAAGACCAAATTGAAAGAGGAATATCCTTGTTTAAACTGTCTACAATGGACGACAGTGATGACGCCTGGTGCGAACGTGAGCCACTTCGAACTAGGAACGATGATCAGCTTCAGAGCAACGAAGTAACAGCCACAGCGAGTAGCCCCCAAGATTTACAGTCTGATTCAAACACTGGACAGATGAAGAAAAGCCCAAATCTTCGAGAAGGAATGTTCAGCATGATCCGAAACACCATGCTTGATGCCCaagattttgttaaaaatgaacGCGTTTTTGCATGCTTTCTGCTTCCCTGCCAGGTCTTTTTCGACATGTCTTACATCGGTTGGTCGGTGTTTCTGTTCCCTTACGGGATAGCCGAAGGATTACCCCAAAACACAGCCGTGTTCTTAGTCATGATGGGTTCTGTTGGTGGCATCACTGGAAGACTCTTCCTCGCAGCATCTCTGTATAAGTACCCATTGTTAACGATACCATTGCTGCCATCAAGCCTCTTGATATCATCCATGTCGCTCCTGGCGTACCCTATCAATTCCTCTCCGACCTATCTATGCATCTGTTCCTTTCTCGCCGGGATGGGTTTATACAATACATATGCAACATTAGACGGGGTTATTTCTTTGAAGGTCCGGAAAGAGAATTTCCCAAAGGCCATTGCTTGCTCCCTGATGGTAACCGGAGCCTCTTTTCTTGCTTCTGGAGTACTTACAG
- the LOC121421707 gene encoding monocarboxylate transporter 1-like isoform X1 translates to MASSDPTSLDPWRYVIIVSKFMVYFLHIGLVKSLSVLIPYLVIQLDVDTATVGVLVTMEIGIYFMACPLGHFLNQKYGSRPVTIIGGNLAAISFMAGTFCKTASSLGCLLFFTGLFASPLNQGSSVVLHQYHRDNFGLASAITMMGSQVGSFVMPYLTSMSMDAYGPRGSFLILSAMMFHWVPIGATLRSSPKDQIERGISLFKLSTMDDSDDAWCEREPLRTRNDDQLQSNEVTATASSPQDLQSDSNTGQMKKSPNLREGMFSMIRNTMLDAQDFVKNERVFACFLLPCQVFFDMSYIGWSVFLFPYGIAEGLPQNTAVFLVMMGSVGGITGRLFLAASLYKYPLLTIPLLPSSLLISSMSLLAYPINSSPTYLCICSFLAGMGLYNTYATLDGVISLKVRKENFPKAIACSLMVTGASFLASGVLTGFLHDYFGSYRAVFRILGSLVGIIGITITIHICVEARTKRTNKGL, encoded by the exons ATGGCATCTTCAGATCCGACAAGTTTGGACCCATGGCGATACGTCATAATTGTTTCCAAGTTCATGGTATATTTTTTGCATATTGGACTAGTGAAGTCTCTATCTGTACTCATTCCATATCTCGTCATCCAACTGGATGTGGACACTGCAACGGTAGGCGTCCTTGTTACTATGGAAATTGGAATATATTTTATGGCTT gtcCACTCGGTCATTTTCTGAACCAAAAGTATGGTTCTCGTCCGGTGACAATAATAGGAGGAAACCTAGCTGCCATTTCGTTCATGGCAGGAACATTCTGCAAGACGGCCTCCTCTCTTGGTTGCCTACTATTCTTTACAG GTCTCTTCGCTTCCCCGTTGAATCAAGGATCGAGTGTAGTGCTTCACCAATATCATAGAGACAATTTCGGATTAGCTTCGGCGATCACGATGATGGGTAGTCAGGTCGGGAGTTTCGTAATGCCTTACCTGACGTCGATGAGTATGGATGCCTATGGGCCGAGAGGGAGCTTCCTGATCCTTAGTGCCATGATGTTTCATTGGGTACCAATAGGAGCAACGCTGCGTTCATCTCCGAAAGACCAAATTGAAAGAGGAATATCCTTGTTTAAACTGTCTACAATGGACGACAGTGATGACGCCTGGTGCGAACGTGAGCCACTTCGAACTAGGAACGATGATCAGCTTCAGAGCAACGAAGTAACAGCCACAGCGAGTAGCCCCCAAGATTTACAGTCTGATTCAAACACTGGACAGATGAAGAAAAGCCCAAATCTTCGAGAAGGAATGTTCAGCATGATCCGAAACACCATGCTTGATGCCCaagattttgttaaaaatgaacGCGTTTTTGCATGCTTTCTGCTTCCCTGCCAGGTCTTTTTCGACATGTCTTACATCGGTTGGTCGGTGTTTCTGTTCCCTTACGGGATAGCCGAAGGATTACCCCAAAACACAGCCGTGTTCTTAGTCATGATGGGTTCTGTTGGTGGCATCACTGGAAGACTCTTCCTCGCAGCATCTCTGTATAAGTACCCATTGTTAACGATACCATTGCTGCCATCAAGCCTCTTGATATCATCCATGTCGCTCCTGGCGTACCCTATCAATTCCTCTCCGACCTATCTATGCATCTGTTCCTTTCTCGCCGGGATGGGTTTATACAATACATATGCAACATTAGACGGGGTTATTTCTTTGAAGGTCCGGAAAGAGAATTTCCCAAAGGCCATTGCTTGCTCCCTGATGGTAACCGGAGCCTCTTTTCTTGCTTCTGGAGTACTTACAG
- the LOC121421937 gene encoding uncharacterized protein LOC121421937, producing MPKRQGYIKKRKGFMGVPHHVVKRQKMGQETEEEAITDPVSVRKLQAGISDPSPTCSNPCAALEGSYLIDGELLAAALGNAHLCPGGRLTIHEDQTKRVGLCSTLVLSCSVCHQEQAFRTSSNVAEGPGQSAEANRRSVLAASENGLGREALSDFCAILGLPPPVADHSFQTHLAHLSSKSTEVCEQQMSEAAQQLRMSAMEEDSSIKEGDVVEVAVSFDGTWHRRGHRSNHGVASVISMDTGEVLDFEVLSKICKECEVRKDWDREGDEYREWWEGHEEECLANHEGSSGMMEVEAAARMWGRSIDKHNLRYKYMVSDGDSKSFNKVREIYGTCENKLVEKLDCVGHVGKRMSNALDKVRKDIEKGEKLSDGKSVGGGKGWLTGTKDTGAIGRLSKFYRNAVRSNSKVVIKDDKVKNKAVEKMQRAVLAVLYHEVKLPDNEVRHQYCPDGEWCEYKNKGSMVDKDHHLDVAFLGLLLPTFKRLSTPDLIERCLPGYTQNQNESLNSLIWKRCPKHLWRGPRVVRIATNLSVLAFNCGAEQSRNRLFQALNLKMSAHTLSSLQRKDSSRLKNAEKRAREVEKKKRVASRVRKSREEEMHAEREGVVYESGAF from the exons ATGCCAAAGAGGCAAGGATATATTAAGAAAAGGAAGGGGTTCATGGGGGTACCACATCATGTGGTTAAAAGGCAAAAAATGGGACAGGAGACAGAAGAAGAGGCAATAACTGATCCAGTGTCGGTAAGGAAGCTCCAGGCTGGAATTTCTGATCCCAGTCCCACATGTTCCAATCCATGTGCAGCTTTGGAGGGCAGCTATCTCATTGATGGTGAACTGCTGGCAGCTGCTCTTGGCAATGCTCATTTATGTCCAGGAG GGAGGCTGACTATCCATGAAGACCAGACCAAGCGGGTTGGGCTCTGCAGTACACTGGTGCTGAGCTGTTCTGTCTGCCATCAGGAACAAGCTTTTCGCACCAGTAGCAACGTAGCAGAGGGTCCTGGACAGTCTGCAGAGGCCAACCGAAGATCTGTCTTGGCGGCTTCTGAGAATGGTCTGGGACGAGAGGCCCTCTCAGATTTTTGTGCCATCCTCGGGCTGCCTCCTCCTGTGGCCGACCACAGTTTTCAGACCCATTTGGCTCATCTCTCTTCAAAGTCTACAGAg GTTTGTGAGCAACAAATGTCTGAAGCCGCCCAACAACTCCGGATGTCTGCAATGGAGGAAGACAGCAGCATCAAGGAGGGGGATGTGGTGGAAGTGGCAGTGTCATTTGATGGGACATGGCATAGGCGTGGCCATCGTTCCAATCATGGGGTGGCATCGGTAATTTCTATGGATACTGGGGAGGTATTAGATTTTGAAGTTTTGTCTAAGATATGTAAAGAGTGTGAAGTTAGGAAGGATTGGGATAGGGAAGGGGATGAGTACAGGGAATGGTGGGAGGGTCATGAAGAAGAATGTTTAGCTAATCATGAGGGAAGTAGTGGGATGATGGAGGTTGAAGCAGCAGCTAGAATGTGGGGTAGGTCTATAGATAAACATAATCTTAGGTATAAATATATGGTAAGTGATGGGGACAGTAAATCATTCAATAAAGTTAGGGAAATATATGGTACGTGTGAAAATAAATTGGTAGAAAAGTTAGATTGTGTAGGTCATGTGGGGAAAAGGATGTCTAATGCATTAGACAAAGTTCGTAAAGATATAGAGAAGGGTGAGAAATTGTCAGATGGGAAGTCAGTGGGGGGAGGTAAGGGTTGGCTGACAGGGACTAAAGATACAGGGGCAATAGGTAGGTTAAGTAAGTTTTATAGGAATGCAGTTCGTAGTAATAGTAAAGTAGTAATTAAGGATGATAAGGTCAAGAATAAGGCAGTTGAGAAAATGCAAAGGGCAGTGTTGGCAGTTCTTTATCATGAAGTCAAACTTCCTGATAATGAGGTGCGTCATCAGTACTGCCCAGACGGCGAATGGTGTGAGTATAAAAATAAAGGCAGTATGGTAGACAAAGACCATCACCTTGATGTGGCGTTTCTTGGTCTACTCTTGCCTACATTCAAGCGACTTAGTACTCCTGACCTCATAGAGAGGTGCCTCCCAGGGTATACCCAAAACCAGAATGAGAGTTTAAATTCTCTCATCTGGAAAAGGTGTCCCAAACACCTGTGGAGAGGTCCACGTGTTGTTCGCATAGCAACAAATCTTTCTGTTCTGGCGTTCAACTGTGGCGCAGAGCAAAGTCGCAACAGACTATTTCAAGCCCTGAATCTCAAAATGAGTGCTCATACCCTGTCATCATTGCAAAGAAAGGATAGTTCAAGATTAAAAAATGCAGAAAAGAGGGCAAGGgaagtagaaaaaaagaaaagggtagCTAGTAGGGTTAGGAAATCAAGGGAAGAGGAGATGCATGCGGAAAGGGAGGGGGTTGTGTATGAATCTGGGGCTTTTTAG